A portion of the Stigmatopora argus isolate UIUO_Sarg chromosome 15, RoL_Sarg_1.0, whole genome shotgun sequence genome contains these proteins:
- the ezra gene encoding ezrin a yields MPKTVNVRVITVDAELEFSFHPNTTGKQLFDQVARTIGLREVWYFGLQFVDGKGFVTWLNMEKKVMSQDIRKETPLQFKLRAKYYPEDVGEELIQDVTRRLFYLQVKEDVLSEEIYCPPETAVLLASYAIQAKYGQYNKSIHRPGYMSSDRIMSRRVLEQHNLSKEQWEDKIQVWHEEHGGMLKAEAIIEYLKIAQDLEMYGVNYFEIKNKKATDLWLGVDALGLNIYGKEDKMTPKIGFPWSEIRNISFNDKKFIIKPIDKKAPDFVFYAPRLRVNKRVLQLCMGNHELYMRRRKPDTIEVQQMRAQAKEERLQKKKDRDQLEGEKKRREAIEREKAQMEREKLQLMTKLREYEETTKRAELELREQLERAVRLEEERRKVECEAARLEAERMEAIIAKEELVRQAEDQLKSQEQLATELAEYSAKILLLEEAKRMKEEEADTWHCKAKEVEENLVRTQEELRSATSAPLLAVPAAPLLAVPAAPPAAPPAASSSSSSDSESDHDHEHEHSEENSTDSAELHSQGINDHRLEEDRLTEAQKDERLRAKLKALSSELEESRDQSKKTASDLLHAENVRVGRDKYKTLRQIRMGNTKQRIDEFEAL; encoded by the exons ATGCCCAAAACG GTCAACGTTCGCGTCATCACCGTGGATGCCGAGCTGGAGTTTTCCTTCCACCCGAACACAACCGGGAAGCAGCTCTTCGACCAG gtcgCCAGGACCATCGGGCTCCGCGAGGTTTGGTATTTTGGCCTCCAGTTTGTTGACGGGAAAGGTTTCGTCACATGGCTCAACATGGAGAAGAAG GTGATGTCCCAGGACATCCGCAAGGAGACGCCGCTTCAATTCAAACTGCGCGCCAAGTACTACCCGGAGGACGTGGGGGAGGAGCTCATCCAAGACGTGACGCGTCGTCTCTTCTACCTGCAAGTGAAGGAGGACGTCCTGAGCGAGGAGATCTACTGCCCCCCCGAGACGGCCGTGCTCTTGGCCTCCTACGCCATCCAGGCCAAGTACGGACAGTACAACAAGTCCATCCACCGGCCCGGCTACATGTCGTCGGACCGCATCATGTCGCGGAG AGTCCTGGAGCAACACAACTTGTCCAAAGAGCAATGGGAGGACAAAATCCAGGTCTGGCATGAAGAGCACGGAGGCATGCTCAA GGCCGAGGCCATCATCGAGTACCTGAAGATTGCCCAGGATCTGGAGATGTACGGGGTCAACTACTTTGAGATCAAGAATAAGAAGGCCACCGACTTGTGGTTGGGCGTCGACGCGCTGGGCCTCAACATCTATGGAAAGGAAGACAA GATGACTCCCAAGATCGGCTTCCCCTGGAGCGAAATCCGGAATATTTCCTTCAACGACAAAAAGTTCATCATCAAGCCCATCGACAAGAAGGCCCCG GACTTTGTCTTCTACGCGCCGCGTCTGCGCGTCAACAAGCGCGTCCTGCAGCTGTGCATGGGCAACCACGAGCTGTACATGCGGCGGCGCAAGCCCGACACCATCGAGGTGCAGCAGATGAGGGCCCAGGCCAAGGAGGAGCGCCTCCAGAAGAAGAAGGACCGCGACCAGCTGGAGGGCGAGAAGAAGCGCCGCGAGGCCATCGAGCGCGAGAAGGCCCAGATGGAGCGGGAGAAGCTTCAGCTCATGACCAAGCTCCGCGAGTACGAGGAGACCACCAAGAGAGCCGAGCTGG aGCTCCGAGAACAGCTGGAGCGTGCCGTGCGGCTGGAGGAGGAACGCAGAAAAGTAGAGTGCGAGGCGGCCCGGCTGGAGGCCGAGAGGATGGAGGCCATCATCGCCAAGGAGGAGCTGGTCCGGCAGGCTGAGGACCAACTCAAGAGCCAGGAGCAGTTG GCGACGGAGCTGGCGGAGTATAGCGCCAAGATCCTGCTGCTGGAGGAGGCCAAAAGAATGAAGGAAGAAGAGGCCGACACGTGGCACTGCAAG GCCAAGGAGGTGGAGGAGAACCTGGTGAGGACGCAGGAGGAGCTGCGCTCGGCCACGAGCGCCCCGCTGCTCGCCGTTCCGGCCGCCCCGCTGCTCGCCGTTCCGGCCGCCCCGCCGGCCGCCCCGCCGGCCGcttcgtcgtcgtcctcctcggACAGCGAGAGCGACCACGACCACGAGCACGAGCACAGCGAGGAGAACAGCACCGACAGCGCCGAGCTGCACTCGCAGGGCATCAACGACCACCGGCTGGAGGAGGACCGGCTCACCGAGGCCCAGAAGGACGAACGCCTGCGCGCCAAGCTCAAG GCGCTGAGCTCGGAGCTGGAGGAATCCCGCGACCAAAGCAAGAAGACGGCCAGCGACCTTCTGCACGCCGAGAACGTCCGCGTGGGGCGAGACAAGTACAAGACGCTGCGGCAGATCCGCATGGGCAACACCAAGCAGCGGATCGACGAGTTCGAGGCCCtgtaa
- the kcnk3b gene encoding potassium channel subfamily K member 3, which yields MKRQNARTLVLIVSTLTYLVVGAAVFQTLESREERGHKRRLEGRRQEVMRKFNLSRADFDEVEQVVGQLRAHKAGVQWRFAGSFYFALTVITTIGYGHAAPSTDSGKIFCMFYALLGIPLTLVMFQSLGERINTLVRHLLHRAKKCLSPRHAEVSMANMVAVGFLSCAGTLCVGAAFFSHSEGWSFLHAFYYCFITLTTIGFGDYVALQRGDALQKEPRYVAFCFVYILTGLTVIGAFLNLVVLRFLTMNAEDERRDALRQGTAAGSGGGGGEPASLTALLPPPAAIAPKAKDVYTEVLHFQTVCSCLWYRSQEESRESSALPEAYLPRDGTRYAETASTGCVCTPRRRSGKRLNFLSSLRNFWRRGSV from the exons ATGAAGCGTCAAAACGCCCGGACCCTGGTGCTGATCGTCAGTACCCTGACTTACCTGGTGGTGGGCGCCGCCGTGTTCCAGACGCTGGAGTCCCGCGAGGAACGCGGCCACAAGCGGCGACTGGAGGGGCGACGGCAGGAGGTCATGCGCAAGTTCAACCTGAGCCGGGCCGACTTTGACGAAGTGGAGCAGGTGGTCGGCCAGCTGCGCGCGCACAAGGCGGGGGTGCAGTGGCGCTTCGCCGGATCCTTCTACTTCGCCCTCACCGTCATCACCACCATCG gttACGGCCACGCGGCCCCCAGCACGGACTCGGGGAAAATCTTCTGCATGTTCTACGCCCTGCTGGGCATCCCACTCACCCTGGTCATGTTCCAGAGCTTGGGCGAGCGCATCAACACGCTGGTGCGCCACCTGCTGCACCGAGCCAAGAAGTGCCTGTCGCCTCGCCACGCCGAGGTTTCCATGGCCAACATGGTGGCGGTGGGCTTCCTGTCGTGCGCCGGCACCCTGTGCGTGGGAGCGGCCTTCTTCTCGCACAGCGAGGGCTGGAGCTTCCTGCACGCCTTCTACTACTGCTTCATCACGCTCACCACCATCGGTTTCGGCGACTACGTGGCGTTGCAGCGGGGCGACGCCTTGCAGAAGGAGCCGCGTTACGTGGCCTTCTGCTTCGTCTACATCCTGACCGGTCTGACCGTCATCGGCGCCTTCCTCAACTTGGTGGTGCTGCGTTTCCTCACCATGAACGCCGAGGACGAGCGCCGCGACGCCCTGAGGCAGGGGACCGCGGCGGggagcggcggcggtggcggcgagcCAGCGTCCTTGACGGCGCTCCTGCCGCCGCCCGCCGCCATCGCGCCCAAAGCTAAAGACGTCTACACGGAAGTTCTCCACTTCCAGACTGTCTGCTCGTGCCTGTGGTACCGCAGCCAGGAGGAGTCGCGGGAAAGCTCCGCCCTCCCCGAAGCGTACCTGCCGAGAGATGGGACGCGCTACGCCGAGACGGCGTCCACCGGCTGCGTCTGCACACCGCGCCGACGCTCGGGGAAGCGCCTGAACTTTCTTTCTTCGTTGAGAAATTTCTGGAGACGCGGCTCCGTGTAG
- the marc1 gene encoding mitochondrial amidoxime-reducing component 1: METWQAIKGLSNNNKLTHVLVGGLAAVLLALGVGYKYWRKTETRERVGVVVQLLVHPLKSGKAASVPLAECLKKGLKWGDMRDRHWMLVTEDGHMVTGRQEPRLVLVSLTCEDGQACLNGPDMAELRFPIEQPGNAVLDCRVFGADVQGRDCGELASDWFVRYLRAETAYRLVRFEAHMRGRRPADGEPLFARKEEVAYPDCGPVMLLSEASVKDLSAKLDADLTVERFRPNVVIGDCEAFAEDSWDHIQIGSVRLRRVMSCGRCIFTTVDPETGIINRKEPLETLKSYRQCKPNEKHIYKSAPLFGQLLSVEKTGVMQVGDLVYKISR, translated from the exons ATGGAGACCTGGCAGGCAATTAAAGGCTTGTCCAACAACAACAAGTTGACCCACGTGCTGGTCGGCGGCCTGGCCGCCGTGCTGCTCGCCCTGGGAGTCGGATATAAATACTGGCGGAAGACGGAGACTCGTGAGCGCGTGGGCGTCGTGGTGCAGCTCCTCGTCCACCCACTCAAGTCCGGCAAGGCGGCGTCGGTGCCGCTCGCCGAGTGCCTCAAAAAGGGGCTCAAGTGGGGGGACATGCGGGACCG CCACTGGATGCTGGTGACCGAGGACGGCCACATGGTGACGGGACGCCAGGAGCCACGTCTGGTCCTGGTGTCCTTGACGTGCGAGGACGGTCAGGCGTGCCTGAACGGGCCGGACATGGCCGAGCTGCGTTTCCCCATCGAGCAGCCCGGTAACGCCGTCCTGGACTGCAG AGTGTTCGGCGCCGACGTTCAGGGGCGGGACTGCGGCGAGCTAGCGTCCGACTGGTTCGTCCGCTACCTCCGGGCGGAGACCGCCTATCGCCTTGTGCGCTTTGAAGCCCACATGAGAGGCAGGAGACCAGCGGACGGAGAACCTCTCTTCGCTCGAAAAGAG GAAGTGGCGTACCCCGACTGCGGCCCGGTCATGCTTCTGTCCGAAGCGTCCGTCAAGGACCTGAGTGCCAAGCTGGACGCCGACTTGACGGTGGAACGCTTCCGGCCCAACGTCGTCATCGGCGACTGCGAGGCGTTTGCCGAA GATTCGTGGGACCACATCCAGATTGGCAGCGTGCGTCTGCGGCGGGTGATGTCATGCGGGAG GTGCATTTTCACCACAGTGGATCCTGAAACTGGAATTATCAACAGAAAAGAGCCTCTTGAAACTCTCAAAAG TTACCGTCAATGCAAGCCCAACGAGAAGCACATCTACAAGTCGGCGCCGCTGTTTGGACAGCTGCTGAGCGTGGAGAAGACGGGCGTCATGCAGGTGGGCGATCTGGTCTACAAGATCAGCcgttga
- the stx11a gene encoding syntaxin-11a translates to MIDRLSELRGLAAKAPEVLEENTSTVLLFAGEEEMERIHAEVQATRKEILLLTADVKRLGKQSSRFLTSVRRFSSIKRDANALGRSIKARGEALLARLEKLSVLSRELSRAHGDASTVARVARCQLADLTGSFRRAMTAYNRAEMEQRENCTTRIQRQAAIVGREVTRGQIEEMMETGKWDVFAGDGALTVAGARSALSEIESRRQELLQLEGRIRDVQDLFFQVALLAEEQGCMVEDIEDHVRGARDYVVAAGNHVRQAVRYKKANPCKKIFCCCFPCCH, encoded by the coding sequence ATGATCGACAGACTAAGCGAGCTCCGTGGCCTCGCCGCCAAGGCCCCGGAAGTCCTGGAGGAGAACACTTCGACCGTGCTGCTTTTCGCCGGCGAGGAGGAGATGGAGCGCATCCACGCGGAGGTCCAGGCCACCAGAAAGGAGATCCTGCTCCTCACGGCGGACGTCAAACGCTTGGGCAAACAGAGCAGCCGCTTCCTCACCTCGGTGCGGCGCTTCAGCAGCATCAAGCGAGACGCCAACGCTCTCGGGCGCTCCATCAAGGCCCGCGGCGAGGCCCTCTTGGCCCGGCTGGAGAAGCTGAGCGTGCTGAGCCGAGAGCTGTCCCGGGCGCACGGCGACGCCTCCACGGTGGCCCGGGTGGCCCGCTGCCAGTTGGCCGACCTGACGGGGAGCTTCCGGCGGGCCATGACGGCGTACAACCGCGCCGAGATGGAGCAGCGGGAGAACTGCACGACGCGGATCCAGCGGCAGGCGGCCATCGTGGGCAGGGAGGTGACGCGGGGTCAGATCGAGGAGATGATGGAGACGGGCAAGTGGGACGTCTTCGCGGGGGACGGCGCCCTGACCGTGGCGGGCGCACGCTCGGCGCTGAGCGAGATCGAGAGCCGGCGCCAGGAACTCCTGCAGTTGGAGGGACGCATACGGGATGTGCAAGACCTCTTCTTCCAGGTGGCGCTGCTGGCCGAAGAGCAGGGCTGCATGGTGGAGGACATTGAGGACCACGTACGGGGGGCTCGGGACTACGTGGTGGCCGCTGGGAACCACGTGCGGCAGGCCGTCCGGTACAAGAAGGCGAACCCTTGTAAAAAGATCTTCTGCTGTTGTTTCCCCTGCTGCCACTGA
- the fbxo30a gene encoding F-box only protein 30a, producing the protein MEALHPHCLKCINRRCMVRPEAGRSCDLMGCPRVCGAVFHACKLAEHRLLCPYERLPCLNSGFGCPFAVARAKMAQHLETCPASIVCCTMEWNRWPVSYADRKSYENLSRDFDEVEQLDMALALQDQRMLLESLKVTTTVSEDDKMAEAPVGESANGTVEMEEEPYGDSAAALDVLARSGAAAVAPNGESGGAGSNVDMRESDSDSECELGAVGGARRGGDAPSWPAENQDFVELFLDNREDAAEEPAAGAQPAWAPAPPDRAEPAPPPPVPFLFSDQVRNNFLHQLPTELRFRCLERKLQNAAAPRAIGTLLFHGDLFRAKTEDKAVDTSDLEVPEDPAGLHGIDLITAALLFCLGDSPGGRGISDGRFVDGYRVDFGTQTFSFPSAILATDTMVGDVASASACDHASPQLSNPSPFHTLRLDLVLECVARYQTKQRSMFTFVCGQLFRRDEFSSHFKNVHGDIHAGLNGWMEQRCPLAYYGCAYSQRRFCPSVQGFRVVHDRHLGSFGVQPGLPPPLGDEPPRSARPWPAHERDRLSGLPYEVLQHVAGFLDGFSLCQLSRTSRTMRDVCSSLFQMRGMVVLLWEKKRRVDGSPSWQITDKVWRFSTAFGTVNEWKFANISSMADHLKTCKFNTVTRREDAVPLPCMCFTRELTKEGRCLRSVLKPVA; encoded by the exons ATGGAGGCTCTGCACCCGCACTGCCTGAAATGCATCAACCGCAGGTGCATGGTGCGGCCGGAGGCGGGGCGTTCCTGCGACCTCATGGGCTGCCCGCGCGTCTGCGGCGCCGTCTTCCACGCTTGCAAGCTGGCCGAGCACCGCCTGCTTTGCCCGTACGAGCGCCTGCCGTGCCTCAACAGCGGCTTCGGCTGCCCCTTCGCCGTGGCGCGGGCCAAGATGGCGCAGCACCTGGAGACCTGCCCCGCCAGCATCGTCTGCTGCACCATGGAATGGAACCGCTGGCCCGTCAGCTACGCCGACCGCAAGTCCTACGAGAACCTCAGCAGGGACTTTGACGAGGTGGAGCAGCTGGACATGGCGCTGGCGCTGCAG GACCAGCGCATGCTCCTGGAGTCCCTCAAGGTCACCACCACCGTGTCCGAGGACGACAAGATGGCCGAGGCGCCCGTCGGCGAGAGCGCCAACGGGACggtggagatggaggaggaaccGTACGGCGACTCGGCGGCGGCCCTAGACGTCCTCGCCCGctccggcgccgccgccgtcgccccgAACGGCGAGTCGGGCGGAGCGGGCAGCAACGTGGACATGCGCGAGAGCGACTCGGACTCGGAGTGCGAGCTGGGGGCTGTGGGAGGTGCACGCCGGGGAGGCGACGCTCCCAGCTGGCCCGCGGAGAACCAGGATTTCGTGGAGTTGTTTTTGGACAACAGGGAAGACGCCGCCGAAGAGCCGGCGGCGGGGGCACAGCCCGCCTGGGCCCCGGCGCCTCCGGACCGCGCGGAAccggccccgcccccgcccgtGCCGTTCCTCTTCTCGGACCAGGTGAGGAACAACTTTCTGCACCAGCTCCCCACCGAGCTCAGGTTCCGCTGTCTGGAGCGCAAGCTCCAGAACGCGGCCGCCCCCCGCGCCATCGGCACGTTGCTTTTCCACGGCGACCTGTTCCGGGCCAAGACTGAAGACAAGGCGGTGGACACGTCGGACCTGGAGGTGCCCGAGGACCCCGCGGGCCTGCACGGGATCGACTTGATCACGGCCGCCCTGCTCTTCTGCCTGGGCGACTCGCCGGGCGGCCGCGGCATCTCGGACGGGCGCTTCGTGGACGGCTACCGCGTGGACTTTGGCACGCAGACCTTCTCCTTCCCCTCGGCCATCCTGGCCACCGACACCATGGTGGGCGACGTGGCCTCGGCGTCGGCGTGCGACCACGCCAGCCCGCAGCTGTCCAACCCCAGCCCCTTCCACACGCTACGCCTGGACCTGGTGCTGGAGTGCGTGGCGCGCTACCAGACCAAGCAGCGCTCCATGTTCACCTTCGTGTGCGGCCAACTGTTCCGCCGCGACGAGTTCTCCTCGCACTTCAAGAACGTGCACGGCGACATCCACGCCGGGCTCAACGGCTGGATGGAGCAGCGCTGCCCGCTGGCGTACTACGGCTGCGCCTACTCGCAGCGCCGCTTCTGCCCCTCCGTGCAGGGCTTCCGCGTGGTCCACGACCGCCACCTGGGCTCCTTCGGCGTGCAGCCGGGGCTCCCGCCGCCCCTCGGCGACGAGCCGCCGAGGAGCGCCCGCCCGTGGCCGGCCCACGAGCGCGACCGGCTCAGCGGCCTGCCCTACGAGGTGCTTCAGCACGTGGCCGGCTTCCTGGACGGCTTCAGCCTCTGCCAGTTGTCCAGGACGTCGCGCACCATGAGGGACGTGtgctccagcctcttccagatGCGCGGTATGGTCGTCCTGCTGTGGGAGAAGAAGCGGCGGGTGGACGGCTCGCCGTCCTGGCAGATCACCGACAAG GTGTGGCGCTTCAGCACCGCTTTCGGCACGGTGAACGAGTGGAAGTTCGCCAACATCAGCAGCATGGCCGACCACCTGAAGACGTGCAAGTTCAACACGGTGACGCGGCGGGAGGACGCCGTCCCCCTGCCGTGCATGTGCTTCACCCGCGAGCTGACCAAGGAGGGGCGCTGTTTACGCTCCGTGCTCAAGCCGGTGGCTTGA
- the nusap1 gene encoding nucleolar and spindle-associated protein 1 yields MELDSLNYAELRKLAKKLNLKANMKAPRLLNAIKKVYEQQKDTDKDKVEEMEADTPAEMKPEDPNEVLVKSVFVSTRRGKVKSQNKRSQSDVKMHDEVVGEMVPLVQTRKKRRVSTHSETETNEENAIPVQSSNVDEAGKVPLVAKPCKIPRTKEKRTALKAVTPNFQKLHNAHFDKLESIDDYLQRKNGKKTAPAPAQETKVAKTARVSLFSPAPHRKKNEAGSKTKMADKGKDVVFKPNVISTRRINIRFSEATVDNEHKRSLAKTPARISLALATSTPNRATPQGRKSAWSAITPSAFVFTGNTSVTPGTQKKAVFDLKASLARPLNYKPHTGKLKPLGDEKPVTKTSLLESRKQNYKQHRVQTREERLLKQAEERQAKKANLLFARRGLAMN; encoded by the exons atggaattggaTTCTCTGAACTACGCGGAGCTGCGCAAATTAGCCAAGAAGCTAAATTTGAAGGCTAATATGAAG GCTCCCAGGTTATTAAATGCCATCAAGAAGGTTTATGAGCAACAAAAGGACACCGACAAAGACAAG gtAGAAGAGATGGAGGCCGACACCCCCGCCGAGATGAAGCCAGAAGATCCGAACGAGGTTTTGGTCAAGTCGGTGTTTGTTAGCACACGGCGAGGGAAAGtgaaaagccaaaataaaagaTCACAATCTGATGTCAAAATGCACGATGAG GTGGTCGGTGAAATGGTTCCACTGGTCCAAACCCGCAAAAAAAGACGGGTGTCTACCCATTCCGAGACTGAGACGAATGAAGAGAACGCGATTCCCGTCCAATCTTCAAATGTGGATGAAGCAG GCAAAGTGCCGCTAGTGGCCAAACCATGTAAAATCCCCCGAACAAAGGAGAAAAGGACTGCTCTGAAAGCAGTCACGCCAA ACTTCCAAAAACTCCACAACGCCCATTTTGACAAGCTAGAGTCCATCGACGACTACCTGCAGAGGAAGAACGGCAAGAAGACGGCACCTGCACCCGCCCAAGAGACCAAA GTGGCGAAGACCGCTCGCGTGTCCTTGTTCAGCCCGGCGCCCCACAGGAAGAAGAACGAGGCCGGGTCCAAaaccaagatggccgacaaaggCAAAGATGTCGTGTTCAAACCCAACGTGATTTCCACGAGAAGGATTAACATCAG GTTCTCCGAGGCGACGGTGGACAACGAACACAAGAGGTCGCTGGCGAAGACCCCCGCCCGCATTTCGCTGGCTTTGGCCACCAGCACGCCCAACAGGGCCACGCCCCAGGGAAGGAAATCGGCTTGGTCCGCCATCACGCCTTCAG CATTTGTGTTCACCGGCAACACCAGCGTCACTCCGGGAACCCAAAAGAAAGCCGTTTTCGACCTAAAGGCCAGCCTGGCTCGCCCCCTCAACTACAAGCCTCACACGG GCAAGCTGAAGCCGTTGGGGGACGAAAAACCCGTCACGAAGACTTCGCTTCTCGAATCACGCAAACAAAACTACAAACAGCACCGAGTCCAGACCAG gGAGGAGCGACTGCTCAAACAAGCAGAAGAGAGGCAAGCCAAGAAGGCCAATTTATTGTTCGCACGACGAGGATTGGCAATGAATTAA
- the pacc1 gene encoding proton-activated chloride channel yields the protein MLGKDSTYREFNDDDVHNEEMRSPDFFQDDGEERNESVPLGEDNRGSTPSMRLSKTCLKNVFTVVLIFVYLLLTAVAAFLAYQTISDFLEKVNHPVMSVTYKEVDAFPPPGIALYPGNARLLSCRHHFHNDIPPLVHPGEPQGGDCVLKEVTYQGPFTNGTQKTALVVQGPSDVRNKEVIFMQFSQNETEEDFSAITYMPFANFSQLEQSLNESKFMRDCERNYSTWTFSGGFRTWVKMSLVRTSGKSDQSVEFRQESTVVKFNDKRPEPERSNQLFFVVFEWRDPFIQEIQLIVTANPWSSAAILCGVFMAFFKAGNFAKLTVQWIIRMRKRHLRTKAR from the exons ATGCTCGGAAAGGACAGTACTTACAGAGAG TTCAACGATGACGATGTCCACAACGAAGAAATGCGGTCACCGGACTTTTTCCAAGACGACGGCGAGGAACGGAACGAGAGCGTTCCACTGG gggaagACAATCGCGGCAGCACGCCATCCATGCGCTTAAGCAAGACGTGCTTGAAGAACGTTTTCACGGTGGTGCTCATCTTCGTCTACCTGCTGCTGACGGCCGTGGCCGCCTTCCTGGCCTACCAGACCATCTCCGACTTCCTGGAGAAGGTCAATCACCCCGTCATGTCCGTCACCTACAAGGAGGTGGACGCCTTCCCGCCGCCTG GTATCGCTCTGTACCCGGGAAACGCCCGACTCCTGAGCTGTCGCCACCACTTCCACAACGACATCCCGCCCCTGGTGCACCCCGGAGAGCCTCAAGGGGGCGACTGCGTCCTCAAGGAGGTGACTTATCAAGGGCCTTTCACCAACGGGACGCAG AAAACGGCGCTGGTGGTGCAAGGGCCGTCGGACGTCCGCAACAAAGAGGTGATTTTTATGCAGTTCAGTCAAAATGAAACGGAAGAAGACTTCAGCGCCATCACTTATATGCCCTTCGCCAATTTCAGCCAGCTGGAGCAAAG tttaaatgaatcCAAGTTCATGAGGGACTGCGAGAGGAACTACTCCACGTGGACCTTCTCCGGCGGCTTCCGCACGTGGGTCAAGATGTCCTTGGTGAGGACGTCGGGGAAAAGCGACCAATCGGTGGAGTTTCGCCAAGAG TCCACCGTGGTCAAATTCAACGACAAGAGGCCCGAACCGGAGAGGAGCAATCAGCTCTTCTTCGTCGTCTTTGAGTGGCGGGACCCTTTCATACAAGAAATCCAACTG ATCGTGACGGCGAACCCATGGTCGTCCGCCGCCATTCTCTGCGGCGTCTTCATGGCCTTCTTCAAGGCGGGCAATTTTGCCAAACTGACCGTCCAGTGGATCATCAGAATGCGAAAGCGCCATTTGCGGACCAAAGCGCGCTGA